One window of the Candidatus Chryseobacterium colombiense genome contains the following:
- a CDS encoding carboxymuconolactone decarboxylase family protein, with amino-acid sequence MSAQNNCDSLNVQQQSLVMISALTATGNLEKLKTQLNAGLDAGLTVNEIKEILVQLYAYCGFPRSLNGINAFMQVLEERKKKGITDVAGKQATPLKGSSDTYERGRKTLETLTQIPQAKPAPGFGEFAPRIDAFLKEHLFADIFDSDVLTYQQRELVTISALATIPGAEGQLQAHIGMGMNTGITAGQVTGVFEIIERSVSKEQADITRAVFSKMKK; translated from the coding sequence ATGAGTGCACAAAATAATTGTGATAGCCTAAATGTACAGCAGCAAAGTTTAGTAATGATTTCAGCTCTTACTGCAACAGGAAATCTTGAAAAACTGAAAACACAGCTCAATGCAGGGTTGGATGCTGGGCTTACCGTGAACGAAATAAAAGAGATATTGGTACAGTTGTATGCCTATTGCGGTTTTCCAAGAAGCCTTAATGGTATCAATGCCTTTATGCAAGTATTGGAGGAAAGGAAAAAGAAAGGGATCACAGATGTGGCAGGTAAGCAAGCAACACCATTAAAGGGCAGTTCAGATACGTATGAGCGTGGGAGAAAAACACTTGAAACCCTGACCCAAATACCGCAGGCAAAACCTGCACCGGGTTTCGGTGAGTTTGCACCACGTATTGATGCTTTTCTCAAAGAACACCTTTTTGCTGACATCTTTGACAGCGATGTGCTGACTTACCAGCAAAGAGAATTGGTAACCATTTCCGCTTTGGCAACCATTCCCGGAGCAGAAGGTCAATTACAAGCACATATCGGTATGGGGATGAACACAGGGATTACAGCCGGGCAGGTTACAGGGGTATTTGAGATTATTGAAAGGTCTGTCAGTAAGGAGCAGGCTGACATCACAAGAGCAGTTTTCTCTAAAATGAAGAAGTAA
- a CDS encoding cupin domain-containing protein: MIALIPCYNNKNQNKMKTEIPKISDFPTGDENTSFAQYFSGKSWLAPLANNKDLNVPLNNVTFEPGCRNNWHSHTGGQILIAVGGAGYYQERGKAAVRMEPGDVIEIAPNVEHWHGAAPDSWFSHIAVGCNLQTNQNNWLEPVTDEEYTKAVK; encoded by the coding sequence ATGATTGCACTCATACCCTGTTATAACAATAAAAATCAAAATAAAATGAAAACAGAAATCCCAAAAATCAGCGATTTCCCAACCGGGGACGAAAATACATCATTTGCACAATATTTTTCAGGTAAGTCATGGCTTGCCCCATTGGCAAATAACAAAGATCTGAATGTACCTTTGAATAACGTCACATTCGAGCCGGGGTGCCGTAACAATTGGCACAGCCATACCGGTGGGCAAATCCTTATTGCCGTTGGTGGTGCAGGTTATTATCAGGAACGTGGAAAAGCTGCGGTACGAATGGAGCCGGGTGATGTTATCGAAATTGCCCCAAATGTTGAACACTGGCACGGAGCCGCACCTGATAGTTGGTTTTCACATATCGCCGTAGGTTGCAATCTGCAGACCAATCAAAATAATTGGCTGGAGCCTGTTACTGATGAAGAATATACAAAAGCTGTAAAATAA
- a CDS encoding cyclophilin-like fold protein produces MANSKIKIKAGSQTFTATLLDNNAAKTFKEMLPLTINMTELNGNEKYFDLSQSLPTNSFNPGTIQNGDLMLYGSKTLVLFYKTFSTSYSYTKLGKIDDTAGLATALGSGNVTVAIEKERAAYKR; encoded by the coding sequence ATGGCAAATAGTAAAATCAAAATAAAAGCTGGTTCACAAACCTTTACAGCGACACTGTTAGACAACAATGCAGCAAAGACATTCAAAGAAATGCTCCCGTTAACTATCAACATGACGGAGCTGAACGGAAACGAAAAATACTTTGACCTATCACAAAGTCTTCCAACCAACTCATTCAATCCCGGTACAATACAAAATGGCGATTTAATGCTGTATGGCTCAAAGACATTAGTATTGTTTTATAAGACGTTTTCAACTTCGTACAGTTATACAAAATTGGGAAAGATAGATGATACGGCAGGTTTGGCAACTGCATTAGGTTCGGGAAATGTAACTGTTGCTATTGAAAAGGAAAGAGCTGCGTACAAAAGATAA
- a CDS encoding alpha/beta hydrolase, which translates to MKIAIVSTITMMFLIMGQSFAQNKKSNSQKMNTADHYTFELSDKVTRQKVTFKNRYGIMLTGDLYLPKEQGNEPLAAIAISGPFGAVKEQSSGLYANQMAQRGFAALAFDPSYTGESGGEPRAVASPDINTEDFSAAVDFIGIQKNIDRNKIGIIGICGFAGFALNATAIDKRVKAVATTSMYDMTRVMSKGYNDTVTLEQRTKTLEQLGEQRWKDAEAGTFAAGAILNPEKLKGDEPQFVKDYYNYYRTPRGYHNRSLNSTGAWNATTALSFMNMPILTYIKEISPRPMLLIAGEKAHSRYFSEDAFKMAAEPKELMIISNAVHTDLYDKVDVIPFDKLETFFKEHLK; encoded by the coding sequence ATGAAAATAGCAATTGTAAGCACTATAACGATGATGTTCCTTATTATGGGACAGTCATTTGCACAAAATAAAAAATCAAATTCTCAAAAAATGAATACAGCAGACCATTATACATTTGAATTGAGCGACAAAGTAACACGCCAAAAAGTAACTTTTAAAAATCGTTACGGCATCATGCTTACCGGAGATTTGTACCTTCCGAAAGAGCAAGGCAACGAGCCTTTAGCAGCTATTGCCATTAGTGGTCCTTTCGGAGCGGTAAAAGAACAATCTTCAGGACTGTATGCTAACCAAATGGCACAACGTGGCTTTGCGGCATTGGCATTTGATCCTTCTTATACAGGCGAAAGCGGTGGCGAACCTCGTGCTGTGGCATCGCCTGACATTAACACAGAAGATTTTAGTGCCGCAGTAGATTTTATTGGCATACAGAAAAACATTGACCGAAATAAAATAGGTATCATCGGGATTTGCGGTTTCGCAGGCTTTGCCTTAAATGCTACTGCTATCGACAAACGTGTAAAAGCTGTTGCCACAACAAGCATGTACGATATGACACGAGTGATGTCGAAAGGTTACAATGATACAGTTACTCTAGAACAACGCACCAAAACGCTAGAGCAATTGGGTGAGCAGCGCTGGAAAGATGCAGAAGCTGGAACATTTGCGGCAGGAGCCATATTAAATCCTGAAAAACTGAAAGGTGATGAACCGCAATTTGTAAAGGACTATTACAACTATTACCGTACCCCAAGAGGATATCATAATCGTTCCCTAAATTCAACAGGTGCATGGAATGCAACTACTGCGTTATCATTTATGAACATGCCGATATTGACCTATATCAAAGAGATTTCGCCACGACCAATGTTATTGATTGCAGGGGAAAAGGCACATTCCCGTTATTTCAGTGAAGATGCCTTTAAAATGGCAGCCGAACCAAAAGAGTTAATGATTATTTCGAATGCTGTACACACTGATTTATACGACAAAGTAGATGTTATTCCATTCGATAAATTAGAAACATTCTTTAAGGAACATTTAAAGTAA
- a CDS encoding sugar O-acetyltransferase produces MENEKDIFERLKNGETISSNDPNGYKLREASYATKKLLIQMNNSADPAEIRTILSLITNSEIDESVAVFTPLYINYGKNTKIGKNVFINFDCTFLDLGGIIIEDDVLIAPKVSLLSEGHPIAPEKRHSLVSGSIHIKRNAWIGANATILPGVTIGENSIVAAGAVASKDVPNNTIVGGIPAKVIKSI; encoded by the coding sequence ATGGAAAACGAAAAAGACATTTTTGAACGGCTGAAAAATGGTGAAACCATATCGTCAAATGATCCGAATGGCTATAAGTTGAGAGAAGCTTCCTATGCCACAAAAAAGCTGCTTATTCAAATGAATAATTCAGCAGACCCGGCAGAAATCAGAACAATATTAAGCCTGATTACCAATAGTGAAATTGATGAAAGCGTTGCTGTATTTACACCACTATACATCAATTATGGTAAAAACACTAAAATTGGCAAAAACGTATTTATTAACTTTGACTGTACCTTTTTAGATTTAGGTGGAATTATCATAGAAGATGATGTGCTTATTGCTCCGAAAGTCAGTTTGCTTTCGGAGGGACATCCGATTGCTCCTGAAAAAAGACATTCACTTGTTTCAGGGAGTATTCATATCAAAAGAAATGCTTGGATTGGGGCAAACGCAACTATACTCCCCGGTGTAACTATCGGCGAAAATTCAATTGTCGCTGCGGGTGCGGTTGCCTCTAAAGATGTTCCAAATAATACTATTGTTGGAGGTATTCCTGCAAAAGTTATTAAATCAATTTAA
- a CDS encoding helix-turn-helix transcriptional regulator — protein MEHFERIDTVRNYNDYAGVDTLHPLVSVVKFSELPFIRNFRRYMNIYAVFLKDTKCGDIIYGGQPYDYEDGTLVFVSPGQVYGIDNHSVNENPSGYGLLFHPDMVAGTHLAKTIKEYSFFSYEVNEALHLSKKERKTIVECLEKIALEMEQNIDKHSKTLIVSNIELLLNYCMRFYDRQFITRSHANKDILVQFENLLCDYFKSEQAQLLGLPSVSWCAEQLHLSANYFGDLIKKETGTTALDYIQSKLIDEAKTKIFDNTKTINDIATELGFKYQQHFTRLFKQKTGVTPNEYRSLN, from the coding sequence ATGGAACATTTTGAGCGAATAGATACGGTAAGGAATTATAATGACTACGCTGGTGTAGATACTTTACATCCGTTGGTAAGTGTTGTCAAATTCAGTGAACTTCCTTTTATTAGAAACTTCAGGCGCTATATGAATATCTATGCCGTTTTCTTAAAAGATACCAAGTGCGGTGATATAATCTACGGCGGGCAGCCTTACGATTATGAGGACGGAACTCTTGTTTTTGTTTCTCCCGGACAGGTTTATGGTATAGACAACCATAGTGTGAATGAAAACCCGTCCGGTTATGGCTTGCTGTTTCATCCGGATATGGTTGCAGGTACTCATCTGGCAAAAACAATCAAAGAGTATTCGTTTTTCTCTTATGAAGTAAACGAGGCATTGCACCTGTCAAAAAAGGAACGAAAAACTATTGTGGAATGCCTTGAAAAAATTGCATTGGAAATGGAACAGAATATTGACAAGCACAGTAAAACGCTCATCGTATCGAATATTGAACTTCTGTTGAACTATTGTATGCGTTTCTATGACCGCCAGTTCATTACCAGAAGCCATGCCAATAAAGATATTTTAGTACAGTTTGAAAATCTACTATGTGATTATTTCAAATCTGAACAGGCACAGTTATTGGGCTTACCTTCTGTGAGCTGGTGTGCGGAGCAACTACATCTCTCTGCTAATTATTTTGGCGACCTTATCAAAAAGGAAACAGGCACAACCGCGTTAGATTATATACAATCCAAGCTGATTGATGAAGCTAAAACTAAAATATTCGATAACACTAAAACTATCAATGACATTGCCACAGAATTAGGCTTCAAATACCAACAACATTTTACCCGACTTTTCAAACAAAAGACAGGAGTAACGCCTAATGAATACAGATCATTAAATTAA
- a CDS encoding transposase, with product MNIKEIHIGQAIKLLIQEQKISKNRIINFFQCTDQAIELMYRSASLDTDLLLKWSKLLEYDFFRLYSQHLILYSPPAGVEKTEKQKNNKKTLPHFRKNIYTREIIDFIVEQIATGEMTKIQVLERYRIPKTTLYKWISKYGN from the coding sequence TTGAATATTAAAGAAATACACATAGGACAAGCGATTAAACTTCTAATTCAAGAGCAAAAGATTAGCAAGAATCGAATAATTAACTTTTTTCAATGTACAGATCAAGCTATAGAACTTATGTATAGGTCAGCAAGCTTAGATACAGATTTGCTTTTAAAATGGAGTAAATTGTTGGAATATGATTTTTTCAGGCTTTATTCGCAGCATCTGATTTTGTACTCCCCACCTGCCGGAGTTGAAAAAACAGAAAAACAAAAAAATAATAAAAAGACCTTACCTCACTTCCGAAAAAATATCTATACCAGGGAAATTATAGATTTTATTGTTGAACAGATAGCGACAGGTGAAATGACTAAAATTCAAGTATTGGAGCGTTACAGGATTCCTAAAACAACTTTATACAAATGGATAAGCAAATACGGAAACTAA